Below is a window of Procambarus clarkii isolate CNS0578487 chromosome 19, FALCON_Pclarkii_2.0, whole genome shotgun sequence DNA.
aacaaacaaaaaacccgCCAAATTTGAAAGTTGTTGCGCTTAAAATGATGCCACAAATGAAAAAAAGAGATCTCGACCCCCTTTAACATAATAAGAAGGGACTTGAAAGACGTTTGGAGGCCGGGATCCCCTGGTGTAGCCAAGCGAACAAGATGGAATCCTCTTTGCATCATAAATCCCGCGATGCCAATACTCTCTCCAAATGACGACTGCCATCTTGCCGTATTGCGCGCTCACTATTTTATCTTCCTGTCAATGCTTAGGTTCATGTACCGCGCGCCACCCTCCTTATATTAACTGTTTTCAGACATAATGATTATCTTATAAGTCTCCCAACACGACCCCAAccgcttggactggacggtagagcgacggtctcgcttcatgcaggtcggcgttcaatccccaaccgtccaagtggttgggcaccattccttccctccgtcccatcccaaatccttatcctgatcccttccaagcgtCACTTAATTTTGGTATTGTGAAGACTGTTCCCGTCATCCCTTTCTTCACTAAGGACACCtcgtggtactcacctagttgtcaacttctcaagctccatcatatttacatttgaaactgtgtatggagtcagcctccaccacatcacttcctagtgcattccatttactaactactctcacactgaaaaagttctttttaatgtctctgtggctcatttggggaactcagtttccacctgtgtccccttgtgcgtgtgccaccagtgttaaatagtccatccttctttaccctgtcaattccccctgagaattttgtatgtagtgatcatgtcaccgGAACAGTCGTCGCCGGAAAGAGAGATATGAGCCAAGTGGACTATTGATTATTTTTGCGTGAAGAAGAGGACCTGAAGTGAAGCCGTCACCCCGCGGGTCACCCTGTAGAGGCCGTCACCCCGCGGGTCACCCTGTAGAGGCCGTCACCCCGCGGGTCACCCTGTAGAGGCTGTCACCCCGCAGGTCACCCTGTAGAGGCAGTCACCCCGCGGGTCACCCTGTAGAGGACATCACCCCGCGGGTCACCCTATAGAGGCTGTCACCTCGCGGGTCACCCTATAGAGACCGTCACCCCGCGGGTCACCCTATAGAGGCCGTTACCCCGCGGGTCACCCTATAGAGGCCGTCACCCCTCGGGTCGCCCTATAGAGGCTGTCACCCCGCGGGTCACGCTATAGAGGCCGTCACACCGCGGGCTCCCTCTAGAAGAGCCTCTTTTCACGCACAATGTTAATAAACTATTACCAATAAATCTAAGACTTTAACAACATGTCAAGAGGGTGTTACCCAAGAGGGAGGCAGCTTGCCCACTTGCCCCTTCCCCTACACCCCCAGAGACGTGTTGTCTTACCTAACATAATTATATCTTTACATGGTTGTTGTTgtatcagatttagctactcaggacgaagtgtccatgtagcacgggctatggtgagcccgtaaacatggttacccttccctgtggttatatagtgttgtgatgttatagtggagaCAGTTGGTCAGGTGGCtgggttgttgttgtcccccagaGCCGGATGGTTCAGGTCACAACCGGGTCGAACCCCTATACTGCTATACGTGAGGGTTATTATATAACACATTTATATAAACACTTCACATGTTCCCATTTAAATGAATATATAAAGGGACCGGATATTCAATTCATATAAAGGGATATATTCAATAAAGGGAgatatattcaatatatatattcaatatatattcaataataaatatattcatataaaggGATATATTCAATAAAGCTTGGATGTATATTATTTGGGAACCAGTAACATCAGAAATTTTTTGTTTTCGGCTTAACTATAGAATAGACTACAAAAAACAAGTTGGCTAATGTATGATAATGCATTAGAATACaaatataatgtattattatacaTATCTATATGCAGTAGCATTTCCTTAATCATACACGATAAGGGAGATTCTCTTATCATACAATTATACCTCCTTGACTTAATTCTTATCTGTTTGGTAACTAGGTACTACAATGGTCATTGTTTGTAAGGCAGCTGTTATGCTAGCTAGTTGAGACTCGGATCTAGTCTAGCAACTACTGAACCAACCTGTTACCAACCACTCCAACATTGTGGCGTTGATGTGGAGTCTATAGCGAGGCTTCCAGTACTGGACCCACACTGTGTGTACCAGTACGGTTCCTTCCAGTACTGGACCCACACTGTGTGTACCAGTACGGTCCCTTCCAGTACTGGACCCACACTGTGTGTACCAGTACGGTTCCTTCCAGTACTGGACCGACCCTCTGTGTACCAGTACGGTCCCTTCCAGTACTGGGCCCACACCTGTGTGTACCAGTACggtactgtggcaggtggtggggatCGCAAGCCTGGAAGCgtagatctggggccagattcacgaagcagttacgcaagcacttacgaacctgtacattttttttcAATCTCAATTTTTCAATTTTTCTCAATTTCattttttggcggctttggtttcaattattacacagttaatgagctccgaagcaccaggaggctgtttataacaatatcaacagttgattgacaagttttcatgcttgtaaactatttaataaatgtaattaaaaccgtcaaagattgaggaaagatgtacacgttcgtaagtacttgagttcgtgaatctggcccctggtctcaacaaccccccccccccccccgcacgggAGGGGTGTGTCCTCTATAAGTAGCAAGAGGTCTATGGGTCTACAAGCCGATCCCATACACTAATAATACCATACTGATATACGGTGACAACATCAAGGTCACTGAGCCCTCCAGCGGCCAACCCCAAGACACACTCATCCGTGTTAACATGCACTTCATtctaaataggaattttctccgagtatatattagcatattgtgtatatttaggcattagttaggttaggtgtttaggttctgttggcgattatctgtgtttgtagtacgtgggtgaagcatttacaaacTTGTGATTCGAACAGTGGTCGTCACCAAAGGACTCttcagaagtgttcgaacgtcaccagttgagtcgtatgtaaaccgtttttcattcctaAACAGGATTACCGAGCATTTGCTCTTCGttgacaacccctcctcatcaacacggcccaaatgctcgttaattcagCCGCCAACCCCCGCCGTGTTTAGCAATGAAaatcggtttacacacgactcaactggtgACGTTCAAACATTGTCTCACTCACGACCATTGTTCGAATCGCAAGTCtgaaaatgcttcacccacgtgttacaaacacaaataatcgccaacaaatcCTACTTCTAACTATACAAAAAACttcaatatataattttaatttatGAGAGCAAGTCTATTTTTAAAACACATTAAAATAGATAGTTGCGTCTTGAGGGATGGCcgcagctttaacgagcctgggatGCGGAccagtggcacacacacacagttcctgGACCTATTGTGTCTCTCATATATGTAAATGCTCTTCCAAAGATTCATTCCTCATAATGTGGACTAATGATGCAAAttttatgaggaggatcaagacagcaAGAGGCTCTCTGATGACCCGGGCAAACTGAAAGAATGATACactaaatggctactagagtttaactcaagtaaatgtaatgtaacgAAGTTTGGAGGTgagagcaggagaccagacacaagtTATCAATATTAGATAAAATAAAGACCAAAGACAATATGATAAATATTTGTAAGAAAAACAAATATGAAAAAGATCTAAATTAAAGAAATAAAATGCAGATATGAATAATTTTAagcaggaaagagagggagacaacCGGTGCTTCTCGCTGGGTTTCCCCTCACAGTTCTCCCCTCCAGAGAGGGGAGAAGGGGGCCACCACCCCCACAGGGGAGGGGGGCGGCACCCCCTCAACAACCCCAgcatccccccaccccaccccaccgacAGTTTCCACAAGAGCCACCATGAATTTTTAATTTCCTGAGAAAACATTTCTTAGTGAAGAGAAGCATGAGGAACTTCCTGCGTCTGTGAGGGGTCccgttgttggtgtgagggtcccGTTGTTGGTGTGAGGATCCCGTTGTTGCTGTGAGGGTCctgttgttggtgtgagggtcccgttgttggtgtgagggtcccgttgttggtgtgagggtcccGTTGTTGCTGTGAGGGTCctgttgttggtgtgagggtcccGTTGTTGCTGTGAGGGTCctgttgttggtgtgagggtcccgttgttggtgtgagggtaccGTTGTCGCTGTGAGGGTCctgttgttggtgtgagggtcccgttgttggtgtgagggtcctgttgttggtgtgagggtcccgttgttggtgtgagggtcccGTTGTTGCTGTGAGGGTCctgttgttggtgtgagggtcctGTTGTTGCTGTGAGGGTCccgttgttggtgtgagggtcccgttgttggtgtgagggtcccgttgttggtgtgagggtcccgttgttggtgtgagggtcccgttgttggtgtgagggtcccgttgttggtgtgaggggtcccgttgttggtgtgagggtcccGTTGTTGCTGTGAGGGTCCCGTTGTTGCTGTGAGGGTCctgttgttggtgtgagggtcccGTTGTTGCTGTGAGGGTCccgttgttggtgtgagggtcctgttgttggtgtgagggtcccgttgttggtgtgagggtcccgttgttggtgtgagggtcccgttgttggtgtgagggtcccgttgttggtgtgagggtcccGTTGTTGCTGTGAGGGTCccgttgttggtgtgagggtcccgttgttggtgtgagggtcccGTTGTCGCTGTGAGGGTCccgttgttggtgtgagggtcctgttgttggtgtgagggtcccgttgttggtgtgagggtcccgttgttggtgtgagggtcccGTTGTTGGAGTGAGGGGTCctgttgttggtgtgagggtcccgttgttggtgtgaggggtcctgttgttggtgtgaggggtccCGTTGTTGGAGTGAGGGTCccgttgttggtgtgagggtcccgttgttggtgtgagggtcccGTTGTTGCTGTGAGGGTCCCGTTGTCGCTGTGAGGGTCccgttgttggtgtgaggggtcccgttgttggtgtgagggtcctgttgttggtgtgagggtcccgttgttggtgtgagggtcccgttgttggtgtgagggtcccgttgttggtgtgagggtcccgttgttggtgtgagggtcccgttgttggtgtgagggtcccGTTGTTGGAGTGAGGGGTCctgttgttggtgtgagggtcccGTTGTTGGAGTGAGGGGTCCCGTTGTTGGAGTGAGGGGTCctgttgttggtgtgaggggtccTGTTGTTGGAGTGAGGGTCCCGTTGTTGGAGTGAGGGGTCCTGTTGTTGGAGTGAGGGGTCctgttgttggtgtgaggggtcccgttgttggtgtgagggtcccGTTGTTGGAGTGAGGGGTCctgttgttggtgtgagggtcccGTTGTTGGAGTGAGGGGTCCTGTTATTGGTGTGAGGGGTCccgttgttggtgtgagggtcccgttgttggtgtgagggtcccgttgttggtgtgagggtcccgttgttggtgtgaggggtcctgttgttggtgtgaggggtcctgttgttggtgtgaggggtcccgttgttggtgtgagggtcccGTTGTAGGTGTGAGGGTCCCGTTGTTGGAGTGAGGGGTCctgttgttggtgtgaggggtcctgttgttggtgtgaggggtcccgttgttggtgtgagggtcccgttgttggtgtgagggtcccGTTGTTGGTGATAGTGGTAAAAGCAGTGCTGGGTGCCGTACCCAGTAGCCCGCCAGACACAGACACTTCTCACAATAAAACTCCAGATAGCTCTTAGCAGCGGCGGTGACTAGTGACGTCACCTGCTACAGGTACTTGGGTCAtatcacctgccacaggtacttGGGTCAtatcacctgccacaggtacttGGGTCAtatcacctgccacaggtacttGGGTCAtatcacctgccacaggtacttGGGTCAtatcacctgccacaggtactgGGGTCAtatcacctgccacaggtactgGGGTCAAGAGacgtcacctgccacaggtactgGGGTCAAGAGacgtcacctgccacaggtactgGGGTCAAGAGacgtcacctgccacaggtactgGGGTCAAGAGacgtcacctgccacaggtactgGGGTCAAGAGatgtcacctgccacaggtactgGGGTCGAGAGacgtcacctgccacaggtactgggacgtcacctgccacaggtactgGGGTCAAGAGacgtcacctgccacaggtactgggacgtcacctgccacaggtactgggacgtcacctgccacaggtactgggacgtcacctgccacaggtactgggacgtcacctgccacaggtactgggacgtcacctgccacaggtactgGGACGTCACCTGCCACAGGTTGTAAGGACAAACTAAGGTCTCGGGAGACTTGGCAGTATCTTATCGTTGAACAAACATGTTTACGTCTCGTCCGGGAGAGGTCAATCACTGCTGAGGTTTTTTTCCACTACATTACCTGTGATAACCAGGAGACAACGCGTCTCTCAGGTTATCTCTTACctgttctctctctcctgtcATCTCTGTCCATGGCCCTGGGGTTTTGTCCAGTGGTCTCGGGTCAACTGTCCATAGCTATGTGGTCTTGTTCATTGTTGTGAGGTCATCTGTTCATGATTTTGTGGGGTTGTCCAATGGTCTGAAGTGATATGTCTATGGCTGTGTAATTTTGTCAAATGATCTGAGGTCACTTGTCCATGTCTATATAGTTTTGTCCAGTGAGGTGAGGTCACTTGTCCATGGCTATTGTGGTTGTaagtgtgcactgtgttagataatgttccagtggtctgttgtggttgtaagtgtgcactgtgttagataatgttccagtggtctgttgtggttgtaagtgTGCActatgttagataatgttccagtggtctgttgtggttgtaagtgtgcactgtgttagataatgttccagtggtctgttgtggttgtaagtgtgcactgtgttagataatgttccattggtctgttgtggttgtaagtgTGCActatgttagataatgttccattggtctgttgtggttgtaactgtgaacAGTGTTAGATAATgtcccagtggtctgtcgggcatttctccacagggcTGACATTCCCCTCTCATCTTCAGGAACCTGTAAGCCTTCTACTGTAAGCCTCATCCTTCTACTTCCTACTATTCATCCTCCACCTCTTTAGCTGACTAAGAACTCCTGAAGGATGGCTTACCCTGGCCACGTAGATCACACACTGACTTACGATCCAAACACCATTACCAGTTGTGTTGTCGTAAGTCCTCAGAGTTAAGACACTGGAGGTAAGACACAACACTGGTCCCTCCTCTCATCTTTTAATCCCCCCATTTGCGACCCAAATGTTCCCACACATGTTACTGGAGAACAATACTATAACAGTGAACTACACTGAACTGTTCCGTTGCTGTGTTCTCCAGCTGTTTTCTCTCATTGTGTTCTctcgtactttctggtggtccatcactacatattggtactgtctggtggtccatcactacatattggtactgtctggtggtccatcactacatattggtagtgtctggtggtccatcactacatattggtactgtctggttggccatcactacatattggtactttctggtggtccatcactacatattggtactgtctggtggtccatcactacatattggtactgtctggtggtccatcactacatattggtactttctggtggtccatcactacatattggtactgtctggtggtccatcactacatattggtactgtctggtggtccatcactacatattggtactgtctggtggtccatcactacatattggtactgtctggtggtccatcactacatattggtactgtctggtggtccatcactacatattggtactgtctggtggtccatcactacatattggtactgtctggtggtccatcactacatattggtactgtctggtggtccatcactacatattggtactttctggtggtccatcactacatattggtactgtctggtggtccatcactacatattggtactgtctggtggtccatcactacatattggtactgtctggtggtccatcactacatattggtactgtctggtggtccatcactacatattggtactgtctggtggtccatcactacatattggtactgtctggtggtccatcactacatattggtactgtctggtggttcatcactacatattggtactgtctggtagtccatcactacatattggtactgtctggtggtccatcactacatattggtactgtctggtggtccatcactacatattggtactgtctggtggtccatcactacatattggtactgtctggtggtccatcactacatattggtactgtctggtggtccatcactacatattggtactgtctggtggtccatcactacatattggtactgtctggtggtccatcactacatattggtactgtctggtggtccatcactacatattggtactgtctggtggtccatcactacatattggtactgtctggtggtccatcactacatattggtactgtctggtggtccatcactacatattggtactttctggtggtccatcactacatattggtactgtctggtggtccatcactacatattggtactgtctggtggtccatcactacatattggtactgtctggtggtccatcactacatattggtactgtctggtggtccatcactacatattggtactgtctggtggtccatcactacatattggtactgtctggtggtccatcactacatattggtactgtctggtggtccatcactacatattggtactgtctggtggtccatcactacatattggtactgtctggtggttcatcactacatattggtactgtctggtggtccatcactacatattggtactgtctggtggtccatcactacatattggtactgtctggtggtccatcactacatattggtactgtctggtggtccatcactacatattggtactgtctggtggtccatcactacatattggtactgtctggtggtccatcactacatattggtactgtctggtggtccatcactacatattggtacattctggtggtccatcactacatattggtagtgtctggtggtccatcactacatattggtactgtctggtggtccatcactacatattggtactgtctggtggtccatcactacatattggtactttctggtggtccatcactacatattggtagtgtctggtggtccatcactacatattggtactgtctggtggtccatcactacatattggtactgtctggtggtccatcactacatattggtactgtctggtggtccatcactacatattggtactgtctggtggtccatcactacatattggtactgtctggtggtccatcactacatattggtactgtctggtggtccatcactacatattggtactgtctggtggtccatcactacatattggtactgtctggtggtccatcactacatattggtactgtctggtggtccatcactacatattggtactgtctggtggtccatcactacatattggtactgtctggtggtccgtcactacatattggtactgtctggtggtccatcactgcatattggtactgtctggtggtccatcactacacattggtactgtctggtggtccatcactacatattggtactgtctggtggtccatcactacatattggtactgtctggtggtccatcactacatattggtactgtctggtggtccgtcactacatattggtactgtctggtggtccatcactacatattggtactgtctggtggtccatcactacatattggtactgtctggtggtccgtcactacatattggtactgtctggtggtccatcactacatattggtactgtctggtggtccgtcactacat
It encodes the following:
- the LOC123757686 gene encoding uncharacterized protein, translated to MLLQETTEHCYCRRLPNTATAGDYGTLLLQETTEHCYCRRLPNTATAGDYGTLLLQETTEHCYYRRLPNSATAGDYGTLLLQETTEYCYCRRLPNTATAGDYRTLLLQETTEHCYCRRLRNTATAGDYRTLLLQETTEHCYCRRLRNTATAGDYGTLLLQETTEHCYCRRLRNTATAGDYRTLLLQETTEHCYCRRLRNTATAGDNGTLLLQETTEQCYCRRLRNTATAGDYGTLLLQETTEHCYCRRLRNTATAGDYGILLLQETTEHCYCRRLRNTATAGDYGTLLLQETTEHCYCGRLRNTATAGDYGILLLQEITMTLTPTTGPLTPTTGPSQRQRDPHSNNGTLTPTTGPSHQQRDPHSNNGTPHTNNRTPHTNNGTLTPTTGPLTPTTGPSHQQRDPHTNNGTLTPTTGPSHQQRDPHSDNGTLTPTTGPSHQQRDPHSNNGTLTPTTGPSHQQRDPHTNNGTLTPTTGPSHQQQDPHTNNGTLTATTGPSHQQQDPHSNNGTLTATTGPSHQQRDPSHQQRDPHTNNGTLTPTTGPSHQQRDPHTNNGTLTPTTGPSQQQQDPHTNNRTLTATTGPSHQQRDPHTNNRTLTPTTGPSHQQQDPHSDNGTLTPTTGPSHQQQDPHSNNGTLTPTTGPSQQQRDPHTNNGTLTPTTGPSHQQQDPHSNNGILTPTTGPSHQQRDPSQTQEVPHASLH